From Alligator mississippiensis isolate rAllMis1 chromosome 1, rAllMis1, whole genome shotgun sequence:
TTACAAATTAGCCCTATGTCCTCCCCAGCAGTAGCACAAGGACTTTTGCCACCCAGGGCAAAAGAAATGTTGCTGCCTTCCCTCATAATGCACCTGGGACCTATTGATGGCAGGCACCAGGCAGAGTGCTACAGTGGTTCGACAGCAAGCTCCAGCCCACGCTGACAAAAAACTACTGACCACTGTTTTAATCAGTtatgccaggggtgtcaaacacatggcCTATGAGCCGGaactggcctgcagagccaacCTGACCAGCTTACCAGGCTAGACATTGGAGGGCATAGCTAAGAAcagtggcctgctgcagaatctgaGGCCCTTGGGCCCCAGCGAATGTGGTGACTAGTGACAAGAGGGTGAGCAAGGGCTGATACAGGCCCAGTCTCCCTCTGGCTGCTTTGCCTGTTGTCACCACCATGACCCTACCTCCTCAACCATCAGCATTACCACCCCATGATGGAGCTGCTACCACCACTACATGCCCCACACCAGAGCTGGCGCTACTGCTGCAACACAGGGAATATGGTACATGGCAAAAGCTCTAGCTCTGGTCCATGGTAGGAGGCAGGTTTGGCATGTGACACATGACAGAAACAAGAACTGCTACTGCtatcaccactgccaccacctaccCTGGGCCAGACCCAGAATAGCTCACATGCCCCGAGCTATATCCAACCCGCAAGGAGCCATGCAAGTCCAGATTCAGCCCAAGGAATAAGGTGAGTTTGACGACCTGCACTATGTCTGTTAGTCCAGAACCaaaagtggccctactactggcaaacatccttcaccctcacctggggcttcagatgttcccaaatcctttggcaagcaccctatgtgcaagcccaagcccggaggcttagGGTTCGGATGCCtccgagtttcacttgccctcagccatacagCCCCAGaaacaagctagggaggagcctccagTTTCCATAatgtgggcataaagccaaggttAGCTATGCATTACCTACACGGGTACTATCCCAAGCCAGCAGAGCAGTCTTCCCCCGGTGCGCTTAGGAAGCCTCTGTGGTGATTGTGGTATTTCCCCTTGGTAAGCATAGACTACGTTTGATCTGAGCCAAGAAGTGATAGCAACAGGGCATCAAGCCTAGCTTGACAAGGACACACCAGGGTCCACATGGGGAGGTTGCAGCAGTGCCTAGGAAAGGTCTGGCAGTGTCTAGAGCGTGCCAGCCACCCACAATGCGGGGCCGGGCACAGCTGTGCAACGGGCCGCGAGGCAGGGCTGAGCATGCTTTTCCAGAcacctctttttgggtcctcccatcccCGTCCCagcatgtttttttaaatatcatccTGCATTTAGGATTAGCATAGACTGTGCCTGATCTGAGCAGAGCAGTGACAGCAATGGGGCATCAAGCCCAGTTTGACCAGGACACACCAGGGTCTGCAGAATGAtttgcagcagcacctgggaaaAGTCTGTTGGTATCTAGAGCATGCAACGTGGGGCAATGGGCACAGCTGTGCAATGGGCCCCGAGGCAGGGCTAGGGTTTTTCCCATTTCCGTCCCAgcgggggttggggtggggggtggtgtcaAATATGAACAAACCTCCAGGACTTGGGCTTTTGCTCTTTTCAGCAGGGAAGTtttgggggcacagggctgcagcccctccagcaggggaaggagcagcagggagagttTGCAGGGCTGGGCGCTGCCCACCCCGGGGATCCCTTTTCCCCACTTGCAGTCCTGTAGGGAGAGACAGAACGTGCCATGCGGCGTGACGTCACCACCGCGCCTTCCCAAGAAGGCTCGATGGGTCACGTGGCGCCTTCCCACCGCCTCTCGCACTTCCGGAAACATGCCCAGGAGCGGAATGACAGCGGAGCCGGCCAATCGCAGCCGGGTACGCTCCGGAAGGCGGGACTTCTTCCTTGCGAGCGGCAGTTCAGAATCTCCCGGGGCGGGCGGGGTGTTCCCAACGGGCGGGGGGTCGCGGCCTGGTGAGGCTGCGGGCGGCGCGGGGGCTTCGCGGGTCTCCGCCGCCTCGTGCAGCAAAGCGGCGCGCACCTGCGTGGGCTCCCGCGTCGTGCGAGGTTGGGATGGGGCATGTGCACGTACTCCGTATTATTTTATTCTAATTACCGTCTTCTTGCAAATTGTCGGTCGTGAGATGATTGCTAGGCGCTCGGCTTTAAGTGCCTTCGTGATGTTTGTGTTGCCTTCTGCGAGTCCTTTGTAGTAAAGTTAACCATAGGTAGACTGAAATGAAAATGCCTGCTTTTGAATGCATTGCGGTCACCTCACATGTTTTTGCGTGTGTTCCAGGCGTTTCTCAATGGAGACGAAAACGCCGGTCAGACGATACGAAACGCGAAGGAACTCGAGGCTAAAAGAACCAGAAGTCAAAACACGGGTCGATTGGAGACGGACAAAAAGAAACGTTATAGTGATTAACAGCGACGATGATGATGAAGAAGAGCTGTCGTCTCCGGAAGATGAGTTTTCGTCCCCGTTGGAAGCTGAAAAAAATGGAGCCATAGTTGAAAAGAGTAGCCTTGCAGATCACGAGGAGAAAAGTCCTGATGACACAGTTATTACGGAGGATGCCGAGGACGAACCCATTGCTCCAGGAAAGCGCAGGCGGTCAAGCACGTCGGTAATGTATGACAGCGATGGGAGTGATGACAGTGATATCCCTGTTAGAAGAGTGTTTGCTAAGCGCAGCTGCATAATGGATGAAGAGAGCTCTCAAGAGCAGCAGCACCCCTGTAGCCCCCTTACGGCAGAAGATAACTTGCCTAGTAAGGACCAGAAAGTGCTAACAGAACCGAAACAAGTGTCAAAACCGAATGCCATCCAGGCATCTGATGACAGGGAATATTATGAGGTGATTATTTTACCTTGTGGGACGCATCTTATCTTGGTTAACAGTGTTTACATGGGTTTTTTTCACTCGAGAGGTGAACTGGGAATTCCCCAAAGTCAAAATTCAGAGTACCGAATCTGCCAATCTTCACGTTCCAACCAGGCACCTGTGGGGTTTGGtcttgattttgttttcattgcTCAGGATTGAGGGGTTTTGTCCATTTCCAGACATAATCGAACGACTGACCAAAGTAGTAGTAGAATTTTGCATCCCTATGTAACTAATGGGATTCTTCCACAAAATACttgctcttttccttttctcttaaaaaaaaaaaaaaaaaatgactgacagTGGGGCAAGGCTGCTAAACCTTGTATGTGAAACCTGCTACCTGTTGAGATGGCTTGGAGCTCTGAAGCGAAGTAAATCAGTACAGATGGGGCAAGGTAGAACAGAGGCATAGCAGGGCAAGTTTTTCCCCCCAGCTACATTACTGAGGCAGACCAACCTAGATAAATTCCAGGTGAAGGTATTCTTTCACTTTTTCAGAAAGATGTTAGCTAGTCTGCCGGcatttttttgttgtgttttgttccTTCTTACTTGAATGCCTAGTGTAGCTTGAAGGCCACAAATCTTGCATGGCGTGTTTGAttgttttataaataattttaattttatttaggaGTCTAGTGATGAAGCGGAAATAGAGGAGTCATTCTGTAAGTTACCCCTCACACCAACAGAAAGCAGTGATGATGACGAGAGTATGAAAGACTTTATAGTTGATGATGATGAAGAAGAGGAATTTACAGAACATGATGAAAATCTGAACCTGCTGCAAGAGACAGATCTTGCTCCATTAAAAGGCCACTTAGTGGAGTATTACATACCATGCCGTAAGCTTAAAATAAGCTAGAAGTTGGTGGAAGTACTTTGCTTGTCATGTGATGATTTTGTGTTGATCAGaacttttgtttttatataaatataaaatagcaTGCCTGTGAAGCATATAGTAACTTAAATTCATATTTTCAAAGGCCATAACTTTAGTATGGGAGTACTCTAGCTTCCACAACTAGTATACAGTAATTttataacttttattttattgGGGAGAGTGTGGTTATGGAAAAGATACTTTATTTGCATTCTTTCAGTTGGTTCAAGGTGCAGACACGTGATGTCACATGCTTTAACACACGTGTTAATATGGAGCAGACATTGATGTAAATTACCTAGTGTACAGGGTCATATGTCCTGAGCTCTAGTTAGTTTCATCCCCGAATAGGTGTTTGCACCAACTGCCTCCTGTGCGACTTTATGATGAGGCAGTGTAACAGCACTTACAGGTGTGGACAGAAGTTGCCTTTTTCGCCATTTAAAACGCTTTATTGCTGTGACTTAATAGAAGTGGCTTTACAGCACTTCaaaaatgggtacagtgctttaaattatcCCCTGTTAAAAGAGGCATTAAATTTTGAAGCGtatttttacagcactttagcatgCAGCGCTTGAAATTATTTCTGTATACTGGTCAAACTTCTGACTAGTGGAGAAGAGTGCAGAGCACACTCTTCTTCCTaccctggaaagtgcagggaggctcagaagCCCCCGCCAAACATTTAACTTCTGAAACATTTAAGAGCGCTGTAACTTTACGATACTATACAGCACTGttatttagagcactttttaaaatgtgcacgGAGCACTTCTGTGTACACACCCAGTGTGCTGTGGAAAAGCTGGTAATCTGTCTGAACTAAACACTGGTGTAACTTACAGCAGTATGCAAACTATTGGAAGCTACCTCCATTTAAATATGGACATCTTTAATGATGTACGGGTGCAGTATTTTACCAAATACTAATTGATAATACAAATAGTATTGTATTGATACATAATAGAGGCCTAGACTGCTTGTTACCAAAATTTTATGGTATTCATCAAGACTTTGTTTTTTGGGTTAGTTGTATTTTGGGTAATTGATGGTTTTTTTAACTACCTATGGCCCCTCCTATAGTTTCAGCTGAATAGAAGGTATTTTTGTCATTGATTTTTCTGTATTGTTGCCATATCCTGTTAAACAATCCAGAGGTTGAATTGCCTTGGTAGGAAACCACATTTTGTCACATAAtacaaggccccccccccccgaaaaaagaCATGCGTCTTGTTTTTGCAGGCAGCACATCTAAAAAAGAGCAGTTTTCTTCCCTGCcattccctcttcctctcccacacgcCCACCACTGAGTCATGATTGACATGGAGTAAGTCCCGTTGGGAATGTAATGTCCAGGAATCATGGCTTCATAGGAGATACTAGAAAATTCTTGATGTCTCACCCAGAGTATGTCAAGACAGCCACAGAGTTAGGCCCTGAACTGTTGAAAGGGCAGTAGTAAGACTATTACTTCTTTAttataaatagttctttatatagaTTTTCTATAAATAGTATTGTTTCCACAATACAAGCCCTTCAAGATGCTTCTTACTGCAAGCTGCAGCTTGTTTGCCATGAGCCAGTTCAGTTGCTGATTCAGGCATAAGCCACAGTGCTCAGCCAGTAGCTACTCAAAATTCCTTAATGGCTGTGAGAGAGTTATTACTGGATTTAGCCTCTTCTGTTTGCTGGGTCAGAGAGAATATGGAGCCATTTTGGCCATCATTTGAGCACAGCATGTCCAGGCTTCtacttcagaaaagaaaaataaacttccCCACTTAAGATATGCACCCTAATTTTtggggtgatgggggggggggaagaggggggcagagGAAGTTGTAGCATGCAAGTAAGCACAGTGAGTAAGGACAGTGTGTGTATATAGCTCGTATGataaaggtttttaaaatgcattggGCTAAAATGCACTGTTTCAATTGACATTCCTGTTTCATAACTTTGGGAGGTTCCACTTTCAAACTATTTCTTATGGTTGTACTTTATCAAAGTTGGTAGATGAAAAGTAATATTCATGGAATTTTTGTCGCCAGTGTGCTTTACCTGATTGCGTTTATTTTCCCAGTCTCCCGCTGCGACCATTACGTGCATTTCCAAAGAGTAGTAAAGGCGTTTCTCATCAACGCAATTGATGACACATTTTTGTGCTCATTGTATGGTAAGCAAATAACATCAAACAGAATAGTAATTCAAATTGGTATACTCCCAACAAGAGTATCTGTGTTTGAAGAAGTGGTCTCCAGGGGTGACTGTGTAGGACTGGGACTTAATTTAGATTCCTCTCCCCAGATCTGCCACTTTATTATGGGACTTCCTACTTGGTTTATTTGCCCAAAGAATAATCTGAGATAAGTGAAAGAGCCTAATTCTTTCAAGTTTGAAAAGCATTTTTGAGAATTGTATATGAGTTGTTCTTTGTATAATTAATGAAAAATCCAAATTTTATTGGTTAACAATAGCAAGTCTATAATGAAGCTAGCCTTCCCCTTTCCAAATCTATACTCTGACTTCCACTACAAAAACTAGTTAACTTCCCAAAACATTGCAAGTCACATGTTATCCCCTTATTTCCCTGacttttacctgtggcatgttatAGTTTATATAGTCTCACTGTTCTGAATGTTGTTCCTTGTTAGTGTGGGTAAGACACTGACGTGGTAATTTATTTTGTTAATGATTGCCTGAAAAATGCAGGGTATGATTTTTCTGAGGATTTTGGTTAAacttaaagagagagagagactacacAGACAAATGTAACAACTATCACTATCAAACGATACACATTATTTAGGATTTGTAAACATCTGCACCATTCTATGGGAATACAAGAATAGCAGAGCAGCTCCGACTCTAACCCTGCTTTGTTCAGAGTCAAAACTAGGGTGGCTttgctacagaatcatgcagacTTAACAGATTGTAATACCTGCTGCATGCTGCAAAGCagtagctccccctcccctgttaaAGTGGCTAAAATGCACTTGCCTGTACCCAGAGTTTTCCAAATGAAGTTCGCTTCCCAAGTCTCTATTAGATTTGCTTCAAATCAGAAAATTCTTGGCCTAAAAATTGCATGTTTGCTTGCTGTAGCTGGCAAGTCTCTTTTTGCACTTCTTTGGACCTCGTGGAGAAACTTACGTGAAACGCAACTTAGGACTAGGGAAGGGATAAATTTGGAGACCATTAATTCTAGGTACAGAAAAGTGTCAGTGGGATGCTGAGGGTATGTGAGACTAGAAAGGGCCTCATAGGCCATTGAGTCTAGCCCCCTACGTTTTTCAGGCAGTCATTAAGCAAGGAATCGCCACATTGTGTCCTCACCCATAATGACAAGGAACAGtattcaaaacagtgaaaccatGTGAACTATAACATGCCACCAGGTAAAAAGCCGGGGAAATAAGGGCATTGCCAATACCCTGCCATTGCAGTGACAGGAAAGTAGTTAATAGTTGTTGGACATTTGGTACAGTCAAGAAGCAAGGACAAAGTGGAAAACATACATATGCTGATTTAAAATACTGAATTAGCAGCAGAAATGTATGTTCTTGAAGCCCTTATTCTTTTTCTGAGGCCAATACTAGTCTCTTCAGGTTTTCCTAATAGTTTGTGATTAGAGAAGCCCCCAAAGTTGGAGCAAGTATAGTAAATATACTCTGCTTCCTAGAACTCTTTATAAAGATATATAGACTAGAAAAGTTTCCCTCTTTTTATATAGTTTTATCTCCTGCAAGATGCTGTTATTGGCTCCCTAGTGAATGTTTAGTCAAGTTTAGCACTAAATAGAATTTGTCATCTTTATTCTGTATTCATCATAGCATTCTCTCCAGAGTTTCAGCAGAATAGATTTTCTGAGGACTTACAAGTACATCTGTTAATTAGTTTgagttaaaataattaaaaatgagctAGTTTAGCAGTAGGGGTCAGATTTATTTTTGTCCTTAATAATTGAAGTAATGGACTAACACAGGCTCCTTAAGCATCCAGTACAATTACATTTATTGAAATGTTGTGCATAAATTATACTAAGGAAATTAGGTTGCAATTAAAGTAAATTAGGTATAATAGTGGGTTTCTTTATATACAGCAGTAGGTCTCCAGCCTTCCTCAGGTCTGTATTGACACATTTGGTCAGGAAGTGGGGgagaaactattaaaaaaaatccatttccatGTATTCAGGGAGTGCAGATACTAAAATCCAGTAATTGTGATTGCAAGATGTCACCACAGGGCAAAGTTAAATTTGTCTGGGTGGTTTAAGACTGTACATTTTTTAGCAGATTTGAATTCTTAAGTTtaatattggatttttttttctcaatttctaaaatgttttggGGAAATTATACATTCATTGTAGTATTACTAATATGCAGCTCcttattttcagaatttttttcattAGGATTAAGATAAATATTCAGTATGATTCTAGTTCATTGGATGATTGTTTAGAGTTTATCAGGAAAACAGAAATGTAAGGGAGCTAGCAGAGTGCATGTTTTGGTGTTATGTGATGATGAATTATTTCATGATAAATCAGATTGAATTATCACTACTGGGCAGTCCATTCACATTTACAGtcttttctatttctattttgtTACATTTAAATATTACATATCACAAATTTTAGTAAGTCCTTACGCCAGCTGCACTCGAATGAAGTGGCTTTCATTAACCACGGACTTTACTGACAGTACTTTTAGTCATTGAAATTACTGTTCTTCAATAAGTAAATAATGACCTCTATATGCTTTTCAAAGTAAAGATCCATCGTTCCTCTGAAGATTCCATAGTTTGATCATATATTGTATGTGTTTCATCATCAGTGAATATCTTACAGTGACTCTTTCTTTGAACAGATGGAACAAGACAAAAGAGGTATGCACAAGATATGTTAACTTCACTTCATTATTTGGATGACCGCTTCATTCAGCCTCGTCTTGAAAACCTGATTTCTAGAAGCCGCTGGAAAGAACGATATAAGGTATATAGGTTTCTGGCTTGGTCATTGAAATGCCTCCAAATTTTAATAAAGTACTGAAATATATCCATGTTCCAGAATGAAAATACAGTAATTctagtatattttttttttttctttctatattttggGAGTTGACTTTAGATCTAGTCCTATATGGGTGTAGTCCCTGAATTCATGGGAGTTGAGGGCACTCAGCATCTTGCATAGGTGGGCCTCCTTGTGTATTTTCAGGGTCAGCTCTTCAACTATCTGTGAAATGTCTTTCAGGAGCGAGTGGATAGTTATCCTAACGTCCGTATAATCATGAAGTATCCAGTAAATATGTCTTGTCAGGCTTGTGAAATGCATCGGTACTGTAAGTTTGATGTGTTGCTATCAGGAAAGCTGTACAGCAATAGGACTTTGGAAACAGATGACTTCATGTCACATGACAAACAGGTAACAAAAATTCTTCTGAGCAGTTAACTAGTAATTTATATTGCATTTTAgactaaatgaaacaaaacagtacTCCTGTCAACATACGTGATGTACATGGGTAACTTTTTTTGCTGTATCATGCCTCAGTATGCTTCAGTTGAGTTGATACTGAGATGTACTCTACCCTAACTAATATTCACCCTTTAATTCTTAATACTTTCAAGGAAGAAATGTCTGGGGCAAGAGAAAGCAAGTCATGTTTTGAGTGCTTGTGTGGGTgtggtgtggtatgtgtgtgtttcaAAACATAATGGGGTTTAAAACGTTCAAAAAATAGAATGTTTATAGCCATTATAAGGGGGGGAAGGTTGGTCCCATTGTGGGACTGACCTACCTGTATACCAGGCAAagtacagcccatgggctggatccagcctgccacaCCAATCGTTCCAGCTTGTGGGGCTCCTCTaaaaatttgaaaataattatCTGCTGGTGGCTGCGTATCTAAAAGCTGACCAGGTGCTAGCGGCAGGaggagcaggtggcagcagcaaggccacccccaaccagaagcttctgcctagcagaggcttctggcctggcaaCCATGGGGCTGTaaccctgccctccctccatccaAGATGAGAATGGGTGGTGGTAGGGTGGTGGGGAATATCACCAGTGCAGCAGGAACCAGCCCGGCTGACACCActtggttcctggctgcatggccaagaCCACAGGATGCAGCAAGAGCCAGCCCGGCCCGGTGGTTCCTGGCTAGGTCCTGCTATACCATGCAAACctggccaggcagcctggaaCCACGGGATgccagccaggctgggttggCTCTGGCACCACGTGGTTGCCAGCCGGGAACCGTGCACTACCGGAGCAGCGAGTGGGCTGTAATGTAGGGCAGTGGTGACACgtggtggggaagtggcagtgggcaAGCAGGAGAGTGGGGCCCacactggcaggggctctgtggagtgAGGCTGGCCTCCACCCTTCTCTCTGCTGGTGGACCGGCcacatgcagtcctggggctcacCGGGACTGTGCACCACCAGGGGTCTCTACCTGCTGTGAGCACCCCGAGGCCTTGCCACCTGCTACtggtagcaggggctgtgcacaatgagggaggggggatgtgtggggggcATGCTTGTAAGGGGGGTCCCACACTCACACCCCCCTTACACTGCCATATATGTTCAcctacacccccacaccctcctcaacatacacacagcccctccccgcccccacaacatacaaaagtaaaacttcactttaagctattatgcaatcaccgcCAAGTACACTATGCAAAcgcatataaatcaggacaaaaatatttttttaaatcaaatcaatgtatgttgtagtagatgtttgggggttgttgttttttgttttgtttttggttttttgtttaaagaaaataacatctggttccaagatggcaaacctcctTGCCAAAGGAATACtttaggggcaaggggagggcctTTCCGTGGCAAGGAtcaggggttaggaggcaggCCTTCCAGTTTCAAGATGATGACCaaggaggtggggcacctgtcaaggggtagggctacccttgtggctctctacagctcgccaaaacttgttaagcagccctcccgctgaaataattgcctgcccctactcTATACATGTTCCAAAATGAAGCTGGACAAACCAATtcatattttcttgcacacaTGTGCACTCTT
This genomic window contains:
- the CCDC82 gene encoding coiled-coil domain-containing protein 82 — encoded protein: METKTPVRRYETRRNSRLKEPEVKTRVDWRRTKRNVIVINSDDDDEEELSSPEDEFSSPLEAEKNGAIVEKSSLADHEEKSPDDTVITEDAEDEPIAPGKRRRSSTSVMYDSDGSDDSDIPVRRVFAKRSCIMDEESSQEQQHPCSPLTAEDNLPSKDQKVLTEPKQVSKPNAIQASDDREYYEESSDEAEIEESFCKLPLTPTESSDDDESMKDFIVDDDEEEEFTEHDENLNLLQETDLAPLKGHLVEYYIPCLSRCDHYVHFQRVVKAFLINAIDDTFLCSLYDGTRQKRYAQDMLTSLHYLDDRFIQPRLENLISRSRWKERYKERVDSYPNVRIIMKYPVNMSCQACEMHRYCKFDVLLSGKLYSNRTLETDDFMSHDKQVLKVGVVCANRTRVYHKLKHFKYKLYLLCCSKTELEDVGDESVKDTVERLFSQLEESGWIQKEYNKFESYMDAADLFQDEKID